The Porphyromonas sp. oral taxon 275 DNA window TGTCGCCCCTCATAGCTGCTCGGGCGGCCACTAGCCTATGCGCCGAGACCAAGTCATCGTCCTCACGCCCCCCGAGTGGCGGGGGGCTGTGGAGGCGAGCTGGATCGCCACGCTGCTGCGCCTCGGCGTGGGACGCGTGCACATCCGCAAGCCCAAGGCCAGCACCGCGGAGCTCAGCGCCCTCCTCGAGGCCATCCCCCGCGCCCTGAGGCGGCACTGCGTCCTCTCGCAGCAGCCCGAGCTCGTACGCCGCTACGGCCTCGGCGGCCTGCACCTCTCGGTACGCGGCTGGCGGGAGCTCAGCGCCCGCCCGTCCCTTGCCTCGGGGCAGCTCGTCGGTGTCAGCTGCCACAGCCGTGAGGAGCTCCAGGCGCTGCCCTTCGCCCCCGACTACGCCTACCTCAGCCCCGTGGCGCCCAGCCTCAGCAAGGCAGGCTACGGCGCGGCACAGCAGCTCTGGACGGAGCTGGAGCTCCAGGAGCTCTGCACCGAGACGCCCTTCCCGCTGATCGCCCTCGGGGGCATAGCGCCAGCCACCGCGGGGCGCTTCCTCCGCCTAGGCTTCGCGGGCGTGGCAAGCCTGGGCTACTGGCAGGGGCTGTCGCTCGAGGAGCTCCCCGAGGCACTGCGACGCCTCAGCGCCCCGCACCTGCTGCTCTGCGGAGGGCTCGACCCTACGGGCGGGGCGGGCATCACGGCCGACCTCTGCCACGCCGAGCGCCTCGGGGCCCTGAGCTACAGCCTCATCACGGCCGTCACGAGTCAGGACGCGGAGCACTTCTACGGCCTCACGCCGCTCGGGGAGGAGGAGCTCCGCGGGCAGCTGCGGAGCCTCGAGGCGCTGCCCCCGCCCGAGGTGGCCAAGATCGGCCTCGTGGCCTCGCTGGAGCAGCTGCAGACGCTCGCGGGGCTGATCCGCGCCCGCTACCCCCACTGCCTCATCCTCTGGGACCCGATCCTGCGCAGCAGCTCGGGCTATCAGCTCCTCCCGCCGCCCAGCGCCGAGGAGCTGGAGGCGGCGCTGCGGGAGGTGGACCTCCTCCTACCTAACGCCTACGAGCAGCGCCTGCTCCTCGGGGGACTTAGCCCCGCAGAGGCCGTACGCCGCTGGCGCTGCAGCATCATCTGTAAGGGCGCTCGACCGAGCCCCGCCCTTATCCCCAGTCTAGGCGCAAGGCACGACACGAAGGCAGGAGAGCGCGCTTCGACAGGACAGTCTGCCGACCTGGCCGCCAGCGGCAGCACCATCAGCGACCTCGGCTACACGCCCGAGGGCCAGTGTATAGCCAGCTGCTGCCCGCCCGCGGGCACCGACCGCCACGGCACGGGTTGCCTCTATGGCACGGAGCTTGCCCATGCGCTGGCCTCGGGGCTCGGCCTCGAGACCGCTATGCGGCGTGCCCAGCGTGCGGTGAGCCACTACCGCCAGGGACTAACTCCACCTGCCGCACGCCCTCGTCCGACGCTGGGGCGGCGTATGTTCGTCACCCACGGCAGCACGCCCGAGGAGCTCCTGCTGCAGACCGAGCGCGTGCTGAGCCTTGGCCTCTGCGACCTCGTGGAGCTGCGGATGAAGGCGGCGAGCGCACCCCTCCGAGAGGCCGCAGCCCGCCAGCTGCTCAGCCTCTGCCGCAGCTACGACGTCCCGCTGCTGATCAACGACGACGTGGAGCTGGCCTTCCGCATCGCCGCCGACGGCGTGCACCTCGGGCAAGAGGATTGCCCGCCCGAGCGCGCCCGCCAGCTGCTGGGCCCCGAGGCCCTCATCGGCCTGACCTGCAATGACGCCCAGCAGCTCGAGCGCGCCCTACAGCTACCCATAGACTACATAGGCCTCGGCCCCTGCCACTACACAGAGACCAAGCAGCGCCTAGCGCCCATCCTCGGGCACGAAGGCTACCGCCGCCTCCAGCTCCACGACTACCCGCTGCCCATCTACGCCATAGGCGGCATCGAGCCCCAGGAGGAGCCCGAGCTGCGCGCCCTCGGCCTCCACGGTATCGCCATGAGCCGCTCCCTACTTCGATTCACAGGGGAGGCTAAGACGCCCCTACCCCATACGCCTACTAGACCCTAGACCATGCTTACCATAGCTGATAAGACCTTCCACAGCCGGCTCTTCCTCGGGACGGGCAAGTTCGCCTCCTCCCAGCTGATGGCCGAGGCCGTGCGCGCCTCGGGCAGCCAGCTCGTGACCCTCGCCCTCAAGCGCCTCGAGCTCGACCGCCCCGAGAGCGATAGCCTCCTGAGCCCGCTCCTTACCGAGGGGCTTAGCCTCCTGCCCAATACCAGCGGCGCACGCACCGCACGTGAGGCCATCCTCGCGGCCGAACTCAGCCGCGAGGCGCTCCAGACGAACTGGCTCAAGCTCGAGATCCACCCCGACCCACGCTACCTCATGCCCGACCCCATAGAGACGCTGGAGGCCGCGACGGAGCTCGTGCGTCGTGGCTTCGTCGTCCTGCCCTACGTGCAGGCCGACCCCGTGCTCTGCAAGCGCCTCGAGGAGGCAGGCTGCGCCACCGTCATGCCGCTGGCCGCCCCAATAGGGAGCAACCGCGGACTCGACACCCGCGAGCTGCTGCGCATCATCATCGCCGAGAGCAGCATCCCCGTCGTCGTGGATGCGGGCCTAGGCTGCCCGAGTCACGCCGCCGAGTGCATGGAGCTGGGCGCAGACGCTGTGCTCGTGAATACCGCCATAGCCACCGCCGCCGATCCCGTAGCCATGGCCGAGGCCTTCCGCCTAGGCGTCGAGGCAGGACGTAAGGCCTACGAGGCACGCATCGCGCCCCAGCGTGGCTTCGCCCAAGCCTCCTCACCGCTGACCGCCTTCCTCTCCTGAGCCCGGCCGACGATGCTACCGACGAGTGCCTACGACTACCTGCAGCGCTATGACTTCGGTCGGCTGCAGGAGGCGATCTATAGCCAGCGCCCCGCCGACGTAGAGCGTGCGCTGAGCCGCCCCCACCGCGAGCTGACGGACTTCCTTGCCCTCATCTCGCCCGCAGCAGAGGCCTACCTCGAGCCCATGGCTCGAGAGGCGCAGCGCCTGACCCTCGAGCGCTACGGCCGCACCCTGCAGCTCTACCTGCCCCTCTACCTATCCAATGTGTGCTCCAATAGCTGCGTGTACTGCGGCTTCAGCGTCGAGCACCACATCCGCCGCCGCCGGCTGACGCTCTCGGAGATCGACCGCGAGGTGGCGGCGATCAAGGAGCTGGGCTTCCGCCACCTGCTGCTGGTGAGCGGCGAAGACCTGCGCGCCAGCTCCTGGCACTACTATCTGGAGGTGGTGAAGCACCTGCGGCCGCACTTCGCCCAGCTCTCGCTGGAGGTGCAGCCGCTGGAGACGGAGCAGTACGCCGCCCTCGGGGAGGCAGGCATCAGCTACGTCTGCGTCTATCAGGAGACCTACCACGAGGCGGCCTACCCTAAGTATCACCTCCAGGGGAAGAAGGCCGACTACCGCTACCGCCTCGAGACGCCCGACCGCATCGCCCAGGCAGGCATCCCCAAGATCGGGCTGGGTGCCCTCTTGGGCCTCGAGGAATGGCGCACCGACAGCGCCTTCACCGCCCTGCATCTGGACTACCTCAAGCACCGCTACCGCCAGACCCGCTACTCCGTCTCCCTCCCGCGCCTCAGGCCTGCCGTCGGGGGCTACGACCCCGCCTACCCCATCGATGACCGCGGCGTGCTGCAGCTGATCCTGGCCTACCGCCTACTGGATCCGCATCTCGAGATCTCGCTCTCGACGCGCGAGTCGGAGACCTTCCGCAACCATGTCCTCCCGCTGGGCATCACGAGCATGAGTGCGGGGAGCCACACCGAGCCCGGGGGCTACGCCGAGCAGCATGAGGATCTGGAGCAGTTCGCCATCGCCGACAGCCGCAGCCCCGCCGAGTTCGTGGCCTACCTGCGCTCTGTCGGCTACGAAGCCGTATGGAAGGACTGGGACAGCTGGCTCTAGGGGCGGAGCGAGGGGGCGAAGGCTGGACGGACGAGGCCGCCGAGCGCTACCAGCGGCAGCTCCTCCTCCCCGAGCTCGGGCTGGAGGGACAGCAGCGCCTCGGCCGTGCTCGGGTGGCGGTCGTCGGCGCGGGCGGGCTGGGCTCCACCCTGCTGCCGCTGCTGGTGGGCGCAGGCGTCGGGCAGCTGCGCCTCTGCGATGGGGATAGCGTCAGCCGCAGCAACCTCCCCCGACAGACCCTCTACCGCACGGCTGACCTCGGCGGGAGCAAGGCGCGGCTAGCTGCCGAGCGCCTCAGCTCCCTCAATCCCCACTGCCAGCTCATCGCCTCGGCGGAATACCTGAGCCCCGAGAACGCTCCGCGCCTCCTCGGCGGGGTCGATCTCATCCTCGACGCCACGGACAACGAGCCCGCCCGCCGCTGCCTCGACGCCTACAGCCGCGCCGCTAAGCTCCCTTGGCTCTACGCCTCGGCCGAAGGCTGGGGCGGGCAGCTGGCGCTCTTCCTCCCCGGGCGTCCAGGCTACGCCGAGCTCTTCCCCGAGGCGCCAGCACCCGCCCCGAGCGAGGCTGGCCAGGGCTCTACCGCGCCCGCTGCAGCCTCAGGCGGCCGCCCCATCCCCGTGCTGGCGACGACACCCGCCCTCATCGCTTCGCTCGCTGCCACCGAGGCGCTCAAGTACCTCCTCGGGCTCCCGACGACGCTCGCCGACAGCCTGCTCCTCGTCGACAGCCTCGGCATGCGCCTCCAGCGTATCCAGCGCTAAGCCCCCGCCCGACGGTTCGCACCGCCCTCCAGCCCCTGCCGCCTCGCCTCACCTCGAGCGCGGCAGGGGCTTTCTCTTTTCCTTACGCTCCTGCCTTAGCTCAGGGCTAAGGCTGGGAGGGCAAAGCTCCGACGAAGGGACAGCTAAGGGCGAGGCCTCGCAAGGGATATCAGTGAGGAGGCTGAGGGACGTCCGTAAGGAGCGTGAGGGATATCAGTGGGGGCGGCTGAGAGATATCCCTCACGGAGGCGGGACAAGGCCATCGCTACGCTCCGCCGCCCAGCGTACTGCCCTAGGAGGAGCGGGGCAAGGCGGGGCGAGGTGGGTAGCGAGATATTTCGTACCTTTATTTAAGCAAACCAATAGCCCTGCAGCCCATGCTCTACCTATCCATCCTCCTCGTCTGTCTCAGCCTCATCATCTTCGTCCTCCTCTACCAGCGTCAGGCAGCCATCCGTCAGGCGCTCGAGCCTAAGGACGAGCAGCTGAAGCGCCTCGACCTCGAGTGCCAGCGTCTGAGAGGCGAGCTCTCGCAGCGCGAGAGCCAGCTCGAGCAGCTGCGGCAGGAGCATAGCCAGCGCCTGCAGCAGCTGGCGCGCCTCGAGGAGCAGACCCAGCAGCAGGAGGCCCTCAAGGCCGAGCTCGCGAGCCTCCAGCAGGACTACCTCCAGAGCCAGACCAGCCTCAGCGCGCAGAGCCAGGAGCTGCGACAGCTGCGCGAGCAGCTCGCCGCCTCCCGCGCCGAGCAGGGCGAGATCAGCCAGACGCTGCGCGAGAGCTTCCGCAACCTCGCCACCGAGGTACTGCAGGGCCAGCGGGCCGAGCTCAGCACACGCAACCTTGAGCAGCTCGCCCCGCTGCGTGAGGAGCTCCAGCGCTTCAGCGAGCAGGTCGGAAAGGTCTACAATGAGGAGGCTCGCGAGCGCTTCTCCCTCCAGCGAGAGATCATGCAGCTGGTCGAGCGCAGCCAGGCGCTGAGCCAGGAGACCACGCAGCTGACGCAGGCACTCAAGGGCGACAGCAAGGTACAGGGCGACTGGGGCGAGATGATCCTGGAGCGCATCCTCGAGCAGAGTGGCCTGCGGCGCGACGAGGAGTACTTCGTCCAGCAGACCCTACGCGATGCCGAGGGGCGCGTCATCACCACAGAGGACAACAAGGGCGGCCTGCGCCCCGACGTGCTAGTGAAGTACCCCAACGGCGGGACGCTCGTCATCGACAGTAAGGTCAGCCTCACGGCCTACCTCAACTACCTAGGCGCCGAGACCGAGGAGCAGCGCGAGCAGGCTGCCGCCGCGCATCTGCTGAGCGTACGCCACCACATCGACGAGCTCGCGGCCAAGCGCTACGAGACGCATACGGCAGGCTCGCCGAACTTCGTCATGCTCTTCATCCCCAACGAGCCCGCCTACATGCTCGCCCTCAGCCGCGACAAGCAGCTCTGGGAGTACGCCTACCGCAAGAACGTCATCCTCATCAATGGCACCAACCTCATCGCCAGCCTCCGCCTGGCACAAGACATGTGGCAGCGCGAGCGTCAGGACCGCAACGTGGAGCAGATCCTCGAGCGGGCCAATCTGCTCTACGACAAGGTCGTCTCCTTCGGCGACCAGTTCGTCACCCTCGGCGACCGCCTCCAGAAGGCCCTCGAGAGCTATGAGGGGGCGAAGAAGTCCCTTGACTCGGGCCGGGGTAACCTCGTCTCGCAGTTCGAGAAGCTCCGTAAGCTGGGCCTGAATCCCAAGCGCAAGCTGAGCTCCGCCCTCCCTAGCGCAGAGCTAGGAGATGAGGAGGAGGACGAGCAGCAGCAGGAGGCTTAGCCTACGCCCCCCCCTAGGCTCCAGCACCCCGACGCTCGCCCCAGCCGAGGCTGCAAGCACATGCCTAGCTGAGCCTCGCTAAGGCCGCAGTGCACCTCTCGGCAGAGGGCCTTCGCCGCGCCCCATACGGAGCCCCTCAGCCGAGGCGCAGCCTATTCCCCCCTTAATTGTATATTTGTATAGATTCAATATATTAAGTGCATTATGGCATTCACACTAGGAGACCTAGTCCCCGACCTACTGGGGACGGACCAAGACGGTCGTGAGGTACGCCGCTCGGACTACCCCGGGCGCAAGATTATCCTCTATTTCTACCCCAAGGACAACACCTCGGGCTGCACCGCTCAGGCCTGCTCGCTACGCGACGGCTACAGCGAGCTACGCGCCGCAGGCTACGAGATCATCGGCGTCAGCCGTGACTCGGCCAAGAGCCACCAGAAGTTCATCACCCAGCACGAGCTGCCCTTCCGCCTCATCGTAGATAGTGACGTCCAGCTCAACGAGCTCTTCGGCACCTGGATCGAGAAGAGCATGTACGGGCGCAAGTACATGGGTACCGAGCGTACGACCTTCGTCCTCGACGAGGCGGGCCGCATCGAGCGCATCCTCCGCGGCAAGGAGATCTCCACCAAGGAGCACGCCCAGCAGCTGCTCCAGCATCAGTAGTCAATCATACACCCCAATAGCATCATGAGCGAAGAAGTAAAAGACATAAAGGTACGCGGACTCAAGTCTAAGGACAAGGAGCTCAGCCCCGAGGAGCGCCGTCGCCAGGCCCTCGAGACCACCCTAGCAGGTATCGACAAGGCCTACGGCAAGGGCGCCATCATCAACATGGCCGCCCGTCCCACCGAGCAGGTGGACAAGATCCCCACCGGCTCCATCACCCTGGACAACGCCCTCGGCATCGGTGGCTACCCCCGCGGCCGTATCATCGAGATCTTCGGCCCCGAATCCTCGGGTAAGACCACGCTCGCGATCCACGCCATCGCAGAGGTGCAGAAGGCGGGCGGCATGGCAGCCATCATCGACGCCGAGCACGCCTTCGACCCCACCTATGCCGAGGCCCTCGGCGTGAACATGGAGGACCTCTACATCTCCCAGCCCGACAACGGCGAGCAGGCCCTCGACATCGCCGAGCGCCTCATCCGCTCGGGCACGATGGACCTGGTGATCATCGACTCCGTCGCCGCCCTTGTCCCCAAGAGCGAGATCGAGGGCGATATGGGCGAGGCCAAGGTAGGGCTGCAGGCTCGCCTCATGTCGCAGGCCCTGCGCAAGATCACGGGTGCCATCAGCAAGTCCAATACCGCCTGCATCTTCATCAACCAGCTGCGTGAGAAGATCGGGGGTAATATGTACGGCCCGAGCGAGACGACCACGGGGGGGAACGCCCTCAAGTTCTACGCCTCGGTACGCCTAGACATCCGCCGCCGCTCACAGATCAAGGACGGCGACGAGGTGCTGGGGAACCAGACCACCGTCAAGGTCGTGAAGAACAAGGTAGCACCGCCCTTCCGCAGCGCCACCTTCGACATCATCTATGGCGAGGGTATCTCCCGCACGGGTGAGATCATCGACCTGGCAGAGAGCGCCGACATCATCAAGAAGAGCGGCGCCTGGTACAGCTACGGCGCTACCAAGCTCGGGCAGGGACGCGAGGCAGCCAAGACAACGCTGCTCGACAACCCTGAGCTGATGGAGGAGCTGACGGCCAAGATCAACGAAGGCCTCAAGGGAAACAGCATCGCCGCGGGCAAGAAGAAAAAGAGAAGCAAGGACGAAGACGAGGACGACGAAGCCTAGCCGCATGGGAAAGCTCATCATCATCTCCGCTCCCTCAGGTACGGGCAAGAGCACGCTCATCACTCGCCTGATGAGCGAGCACCCCGAGCTCCAGCTGCGCTTCTCTGTCTCGGCCACTAGCCGCGCCCCTCGCGGCGCCGAGCGCGACGGCGTGGAGTACCACTTCTTTAGCCCCGAGGAATTCGAGCAGCGCATCGCTCGCGGTGAGTTCCTCGAGTACGAGGAGGTCTACAGCGGCCGCTACTACGGTACGCTGCGCAGTGAGGTGGATGCTCGGCTCTCCGAGGGTGGGCGCGTGATCTTCGACGTGGACTACGTCGGGGGGCTCAACATCAAGCGCGCCTACGGCTCCGAGGCTCTCAGCATCTTCATCCTCCCGCCGAGCATCGACGAGCTCCGCCGTCGCCTCGTAGGGCGCTCTACCGACAGCCCTGAGGTCATCGAGGAGCGTATCGCCAAGGCCGAGCTGGAGCTGCAGCACGCGGGGGAATTCGACCTACAGCTGGTCAACTCCGACCTCGAGGAGTGCTACGAGCGCTTCTACGACGCCATCAGCCACTTCCTCGCCGAGTAGGCTCCGTCCCCCTACTTACCCAAAAGCCCTCGGGGCGCCCCAGCACAGCTGCTAGGGCGCCCCGAGGGCTTTTGTTACTTAGGCGCTAGGCGAGGGAGGCCGCGAGGCGAGGCTTAGAGCTCCAGCGTGCAGATCGCACCGTAGGGATCGAGCTGAGCGAAGGCCTCCTCCAGCGGACAGAGGCCAAGGGCGACACGTGCCGCCACCAGCACCCCGCCGTGGGCGAAGGCCAGCACCTCATGCGCCCCAGCGCCGAGCGCTTCCTTCCGTGCCGCCAGGCCACGCACGAAGTCCCCGACGCGCTCCACCTGCTCCACGAAGGATTCGCCCCCAGGCGGTGCTACGTGCAGGTAGTCGGCATACCAGCGCTCCAGCTGCGGGTCGCGGATGTCGTCGAAGCGCTGCAGCTCCCAGTCACCAAAGTTCAGCTCTAGAAGGCGTTCATCGAGCTCGGGCTCATAGCCACAGTAGCGCGCCAACCGACGGCTGCGGCTCAGCGGACTGCTGTAGACGGCGCGCGGCGCTTGGCTCTGGAGCAGCAGCCCGAGGCGCTGACGCACGGCATGCGCCTCGTCCATGAAGGTCGGGCGCAGCGGCACGTCCGTACGTCCGTAACAGACGCCCGCGGGGACGTCGACCGAGGTATGGCGTATGAGGTGGAGGCGCAGCGTGGGCGGCCTTAGATCCTTAGAGTCCATAGCGGTCAAGGAGTGCATGCATAGCGAGGACGGAGGCGAGGTAGCAGAGCTCCGAGAGGAGGCAGAGCGCCCCGCAGGTATCGCCCGTATAGCCCC harbors:
- the thiH gene encoding 2-iminoacetate synthase ThiH, producing MLPTSAYDYLQRYDFGRLQEAIYSQRPADVERALSRPHRELTDFLALISPAAEAYLEPMAREAQRLTLERYGRTLQLYLPLYLSNVCSNSCVYCGFSVEHHIRRRRLTLSEIDREVAAIKELGFRHLLLVSGEDLRASSWHYYLEVVKHLRPHFAQLSLEVQPLETEQYAALGEAGISYVCVYQETYHEAAYPKYHLQGKKADYRYRLETPDRIAQAGIPKIGLGALLGLEEWRTDSAFTALHLDYLKHRYRQTRYSVSLPRLRPAVGGYDPAYPIDDRGVLQLILAYRLLDPHLEISLSTRESETFRNHVLPLGITSMSAGSHTEPGGYAEQHEDLEQFAIADSRSPAEFVAYLRSVGYEAVWKDWDSWL
- the recA gene encoding recombinase RecA, with the protein product MSEEVKDIKVRGLKSKDKELSPEERRRQALETTLAGIDKAYGKGAIINMAARPTEQVDKIPTGSITLDNALGIGGYPRGRIIEIFGPESSGKTTLAIHAIAEVQKAGGMAAIIDAEHAFDPTYAEALGVNMEDLYISQPDNGEQALDIAERLIRSGTMDLVIIDSVAALVPKSEIEGDMGEAKVGLQARLMSQALRKITGAISKSNTACIFINQLREKIGGNMYGPSETTTGGNALKFYASVRLDIRRRSQIKDGDEVLGNQTTVKVVKNKVAPPFRSATFDIIYGEGISRTGEIIDLAESADIIKKSGAWYSYGATKLGQGREAAKTTLLDNPELMEELTAKINEGLKGNSIAAGKKKKRSKDEDEDDEA
- the rmuC gene encoding DNA recombination protein RmuC, producing MLYLSILLVCLSLIIFVLLYQRQAAIRQALEPKDEQLKRLDLECQRLRGELSQRESQLEQLRQEHSQRLQQLARLEEQTQQQEALKAELASLQQDYLQSQTSLSAQSQELRQLREQLAASRAEQGEISQTLRESFRNLATEVLQGQRAELSTRNLEQLAPLREELQRFSEQVGKVYNEEARERFSLQREIMQLVERSQALSQETTQLTQALKGDSKVQGDWGEMILERILEQSGLRRDEEYFVQQTLRDAEGRVITTEDNKGGLRPDVLVKYPNGGTLVIDSKVSLTAYLNYLGAETEEQREQAAAAHLLSVRHHIDELAAKRYETHTAGSPNFVMLFIPNEPAYMLALSRDKQLWEYAYRKNVILINGTNLIASLRLAQDMWQRERQDRNVEQILERANLLYDKVVSFGDQFVTLGDRLQKALESYEGAKKSLDSGRGNLVSQFEKLRKLGLNPKRKLSSALPSAELGDEEEDEQQQEA
- a CDS encoding peroxiredoxin; translated protein: MAFTLGDLVPDLLGTDQDGREVRRSDYPGRKIILYFYPKDNTSGCTAQACSLRDGYSELRAAGYEIIGVSRDSAKSHQKFITQHELPFRLIVDSDVQLNELFGTWIEKSMYGRKYMGTERTTFVLDEAGRIERILRGKEISTKEHAQQLLQHQ
- the gmk gene encoding guanylate kinase; the protein is MGKLIIISAPSGTGKSTLITRLMSEHPELQLRFSVSATSRAPRGAERDGVEYHFFSPEEFEQRIARGEFLEYEEVYSGRYYGTLRSEVDARLSEGGRVIFDVDYVGGLNIKRAYGSEALSIFILPPSIDELRRRLVGRSTDSPEVIEERIAKAELELQHAGEFDLQLVNSDLEECYERFYDAISHFLAE
- the thiE gene encoding thiamine phosphate synthase produces the protein MRRDQVIVLTPPEWRGAVEASWIATLLRLGVGRVHIRKPKASTAELSALLEAIPRALRRHCVLSQQPELVRRYGLGGLHLSVRGWRELSARPSLASGQLVGVSCHSREELQALPFAPDYAYLSPVAPSLSKAGYGAAQQLWTELELQELCTETPFPLIALGGIAPATAGRFLRLGFAGVASLGYWQGLSLEELPEALRRLSAPHLLLCGGLDPTGGAGITADLCHAERLGALSYSLITAVTSQDAEHFYGLTPLGEEELRGQLRSLEALPPPEVAKIGLVASLEQLQTLAGLIRARYPHCLILWDPILRSSSGYQLLPPPSAEELEAALREVDLLLPNAYEQRLLLGGLSPAEAVRRWRCSIICKGARPSPALIPSLGARHDTKAGERASTGQSADLAASGSTISDLGYTPEGQCIASCCPPAGTDRHGTGCLYGTELAHALASGLGLETAMRRAQRAVSHYRQGLTPPAARPRPTLGRRMFVTHGSTPEELLLQTERVLSLGLCDLVELRMKAASAPLREAAARQLLSLCRSYDVPLLINDDVELAFRIAADGVHLGQEDCPPERARQLLGPEALIGLTCNDAQQLERALQLPIDYIGLGPCHYTETKQRLAPILGHEGYRRLQLHDYPLPIYAIGGIEPQEEPELRALGLHGIAMSRSLLRFTGEAKTPLPHTPTRP
- a CDS encoding HesA/MoeB/ThiF family protein; translated protein: MEGLGQLALGAERGGEGWTDEAAERYQRQLLLPELGLEGQQRLGRARVAVVGAGGLGSTLLPLLVGAGVGQLRLCDGDSVSRSNLPRQTLYRTADLGGSKARLAAERLSSLNPHCQLIASAEYLSPENAPRLLGGVDLILDATDNEPARRCLDAYSRAAKLPWLYASAEGWGGQLALFLPGRPGYAELFPEAPAPAPSEAGQGSTAPAAASGGRPIPVLATTPALIASLAATEALKYLLGLPTTLADSLLLVDSLGMRLQRIQR
- the cobC gene encoding alpha-ribazole phosphatase family protein; the encoded protein is MRLHLIRHTSVDVPAGVCYGRTDVPLRPTFMDEAHAVRQRLGLLLQSQAPRAVYSSPLSRSRRLARYCGYEPELDERLLELNFGDWELQRFDDIRDPQLERWYADYLHVAPPGGESFVEQVERVGDFVRGLAARKEALGAGAHEVLAFAHGGVLVAARVALGLCPLEEAFAQLDPYGAICTLEL
- a CDS encoding thiazole synthase, which produces MLTIADKTFHSRLFLGTGKFASSQLMAEAVRASGSQLVTLALKRLELDRPESDSLLSPLLTEGLSLLPNTSGARTAREAILAAELSREALQTNWLKLEIHPDPRYLMPDPIETLEAATELVRRGFVVLPYVQADPVLCKRLEEAGCATVMPLAAPIGSNRGLDTRELLRIIIAESSIPVVVDAGLGCPSHAAECMELGADAVLVNTAIATAADPVAMAEAFRLGVEAGRKAYEARIAPQRGFAQASSPLTAFLS